A single region of the Methylocystis echinoides genome encodes:
- a CDS encoding AAA family ATPase, giving the protein MTKQNTIIGETIKTEIDAKAFAKTLADARQEVKGVKDAVPFLGTDADLVAAYYQHKEVIRKAQLENERCGIAEPFNKKQLRLVSAGDLLDADAPSRKLMLGPWFKVGDAAMIYAPAGLGKSFLTLTIAMAVAGGGTIKGLNWKAEEATKVLYVDGEMPTPDLTERMKMILAGEWIEGLDLELMRENLSLFPRLGQHDDDGFIDLADEKHHKIVGNHAVKAGSKLVVFDNLSTLTDSMEDENNSVQFRKINAFISKLKRRDISCLVVHHANKEGFAYRGSSAIAVIYDSIIQLGRVEDSFGKPDADKGERGAEPDGEVTKFRISFEKSRAKKTPETASRVVTMGDFGYAIADGVEHDANLAKVVEVVKAGEHRGLSKRNAQSAFGLNPETIWKKVVIGLDRGLVRADEVEAMFSCPPADVKAAILRQMSEALETDEGLEF; this is encoded by the coding sequence GTGACTAAACAAAATACTATTATTGGTGAGACGATTAAGACTGAGATTGACGCCAAAGCATTTGCGAAGACTCTTGCAGACGCTAGACAGGAAGTTAAGGGTGTTAAGGATGCTGTGCCGTTTCTTGGCACTGATGCTGACCTTGTGGCAGCCTATTATCAGCATAAGGAAGTAATTCGGAAGGCGCAGCTTGAGAATGAACGCTGCGGCATTGCTGAGCCGTTTAATAAGAAGCAACTCAGGCTGGTCAGTGCTGGCGATCTGTTAGACGCCGATGCTCCATCCCGCAAGCTGATGCTTGGACCTTGGTTCAAGGTCGGGGATGCGGCGATGATCTATGCGCCCGCCGGTCTCGGTAAAAGCTTCCTGACATTGACGATTGCAATGGCGGTTGCTGGCGGAGGGACCATCAAGGGGCTGAACTGGAAAGCGGAAGAGGCGACGAAGGTTCTCTACGTTGATGGCGAGATGCCGACGCCTGACCTCACAGAGAGGATGAAAATGATCCTTGCCGGCGAGTGGATTGAAGGGTTGGACCTTGAGTTGATGAGGGAGAACCTGTCGCTGTTCCCTCGCCTTGGTCAGCATGATGATGACGGGTTTATCGATCTTGCTGACGAGAAGCATCATAAGATTGTCGGAAACCATGCGGTGAAAGCGGGAAGCAAGCTTGTCGTGTTCGACAACTTGTCAACGCTGACCGACAGCATGGAAGACGAGAACAACTCAGTGCAATTTAGAAAGATCAATGCCTTCATATCGAAGCTCAAGAGGCGGGATATTTCGTGCCTTGTTGTGCATCATGCGAACAAGGAAGGCTTTGCGTATCGAGGGTCGTCAGCGATTGCGGTAATCTACGACAGCATTATTCAGCTTGGTAGAGTCGAAGACTCCTTTGGTAAGCCTGATGCTGACAAGGGTGAGCGGGGTGCTGAGCCTGACGGTGAGGTCACTAAGTTCAGGATCAGCTTCGAGAAGAGTCGAGCTAAGAAGACTCCTGAGACGGCGAGTCGAGTCGTCACTATGGGAGACTTCGGGTATGCGATTGCTGACGGTGTTGAGCATGATGCTAACCTGGCTAAGGTTGTTGAGGTTGTGAAAGCGGGTGAGCATAGGGGCTTAAGTAAGCGAAACGCTCAGTCTGCCTTTGGTCTTAATCCCGAGACGATCTGGAAGAAAGTTGTCATTGGGTTGGACAGGGGGTTGGTCAGGGCTGACGAGGTGGAAGCGATGTTTAGCTGCCCGCCAGCGGATGTTAAGGCTGCGATCCTGAGGCAAATGAGCGAAGCCCTAGAGACGGATGAGGGACTAGAGTTTTAA
- a CDS encoding Na+/H+ antiporter produces the protein MTAHAPFVIVLALLVAAVILSILARRLGMPPAAAYVIGGMALSFAPQKLPFELDPEFIMVLFLPPLLQASAYFTVWRDFKANLRPILMLAIGAVIFTTLVVGLVAHWLLPAMPLAAGFCLGAIVSPPDAVAAKAVLARLPVPERVVTVLEGESLVNDASGLMLYRVATAAALTGLFDWSDAATMFAQLTAGGLAVGVAAGFFVNFVMARLRDTQLIIITSFLSAWGAYLGAEALHTSGVLAVVTAGLIMGWGQHAILDAESRLEAQAVWRSAVFLMEAAVFILIGLALRKVVEELGGFGPALTSTLPQALIVTAAMVAARFFWVFPATYLPRLLIPSIRARDPYPPPSIPIIVGWAGMRGVVSLAAALALPIGFPARDFIILTTFVVIAVTVLIQGATLGPLVTWLKPTAPAIGSQPPLGEHEAKEKIYLAALERISAEVGEDGERLHPQLMEEYRRRVFVYRKNHEEREALVDVRRAHFEMALAAVSTAREELLRLHRLGCVHDSTLHAVEAELDLEEARLRRLSGERPNGR, from the coding sequence ATGACCGCCCACGCCCCCTTTGTCATCGTGCTCGCGCTGCTTGTCGCGGCTGTCATCCTCTCGATCCTCGCCAGGCGGCTGGGCATGCCCCCGGCCGCCGCCTATGTCATCGGCGGCATGGCGCTCTCCTTTGCGCCGCAAAAGCTGCCCTTCGAGCTCGATCCCGAGTTCATCATGGTGCTGTTCCTGCCGCCCCTGCTGCAGGCGAGCGCCTATTTCACCGTCTGGCGCGACTTCAAGGCCAATCTCAGGCCCATCCTGATGCTCGCCATCGGCGCGGTGATCTTCACCACGCTGGTCGTCGGCCTGGTCGCGCATTGGCTATTGCCGGCGATGCCGCTCGCCGCCGGCTTCTGCCTCGGCGCGATCGTCTCGCCGCCCGACGCCGTCGCCGCCAAGGCGGTGCTGGCGCGCCTGCCGGTCCCGGAAAGGGTGGTCACGGTCCTGGAAGGCGAGAGCCTCGTCAATGACGCCTCCGGGCTGATGCTCTATCGCGTCGCCACGGCGGCGGCGCTGACGGGCCTCTTCGACTGGTCGGACGCCGCGACGATGTTCGCCCAACTGACGGCGGGCGGGCTCGCCGTCGGCGTCGCCGCCGGCTTTTTCGTCAATTTCGTCATGGCGCGGCTGCGCGACACGCAACTCATCATCATCACGAGCTTTCTGTCGGCATGGGGCGCCTATCTCGGCGCCGAGGCGCTGCACACATCTGGCGTCCTGGCGGTTGTGACTGCCGGCCTCATCATGGGCTGGGGCCAGCACGCCATCCTCGACGCCGAGAGCCGGCTGGAGGCGCAGGCCGTCTGGCGCTCCGCTGTCTTTCTGATGGAGGCGGCCGTCTTCATCCTGATCGGCCTCGCGCTGCGCAAGGTCGTCGAGGAACTCGGCGGCTTCGGTCCCGCGCTGACCTCGACGCTTCCTCAGGCGCTGATCGTGACGGCTGCGATGGTCGCCGCCCGCTTCTTCTGGGTCTTTCCCGCCACCTACCTGCCGCGCCTGCTGATCCCCTCGATCCGCGCGCGCGACCCCTACCCGCCGCCGTCCATTCCCATCATCGTCGGCTGGGCGGGGATGCGCGGGGTCGTGAGCCTTGCCGCCGCGCTGGCCCTGCCGATCGGCTTTCCCGCCCGGGATTTCATCATTCTGACCACCTTCGTCGTGATCGCCGTAACGGTTCTGATTCAGGGCGCGACGCTCGGGCCGCTGGTGACATGGCTGAAGCCGACCGCGCCGGCGATCGGCTCACAGCCGCCCCTTGGCGAACACGAAGCGAAAGAGAAAATCTATCTGGCGGCGCTGGAGCGCATTTCGGCGGAGGTCGGCGAGGATGGCGAACGTCTTCATCCCCAGCTGATGGAGGAATATCGCCGCCGCGTCTTCGTCTACCGCAAGAATCACGAGGAGCGGGAGGCGCTTGTCGATGTGCGACGGGCGCATTTCGAGATGGCGCTCGCCGCCGTCTCGACCGCGCGCGAGGAACTCCTTCGCCTGCACCGTCTCGGCTGCGTCCACGATTCGACGCTGCACGCCGTCGAAGCAGAGCTGGACCTCGAAGAAGCGCGCCTGCGGCGTCTCTCGGGCGAGCGCCCGAACGGACGCTAG
- the rpe gene encoding ribulose-phosphate 3-epimerase yields MSDVIIAPSILSADFARLGEETRAMEAAGADWIHLDVMDGHFVPNITFGPGVVAALRPHTLLPLDVHLMIAPVDPYIGAFADAGADIITVHAEAGAHLHRSLQAIRARGKKAGVSLNPATHERALQYVIDDIDLVLVMSVNPGFGGQSFIPAQLDKIRAIREMIGRRDIRLQVDGGVTPETAAAIVEAGADALVAGSAAFRGGASHYAANVAALRAAAAQAGAIPV; encoded by the coding sequence ATGTCCGACGTCATCATCGCTCCCTCCATCCTCTCGGCCGACTTCGCCCGCCTCGGCGAGGAAACGCGCGCCATGGAGGCCGCCGGCGCCGACTGGATTCATCTCGACGTGATGGACGGGCATTTCGTGCCCAACATCACCTTCGGCCCCGGCGTCGTCGCGGCGCTGCGGCCGCATACGCTTCTGCCGCTCGACGTGCATCTGATGATTGCGCCGGTCGACCCCTATATCGGCGCCTTCGCCGACGCCGGCGCGGACATCATCACCGTCCACGCCGAAGCCGGCGCGCATCTGCACCGCTCGCTTCAGGCCATCCGCGCGCGCGGCAAGAAGGCGGGCGTGTCGCTCAATCCGGCGACGCATGAGCGCGCGCTGCAATATGTCATCGACGACATCGACCTCGTGCTGGTGATGAGCGTCAATCCGGGCTTTGGCGGCCAGAGCTTCATTCCCGCCCAGCTCGACAAGATCCGCGCCATCCGCGAGATGATCGGCCGGCGCGATATCCGTCTCCAGGTGGACGGCGGCGTGACGCCCGAGACGGCGGCTGCGATCGTCGAGGCCGGCGCCGACGCGCTGGTCGCCGGCTCGGCGGCGTTCCGGGGCGGCGCGTCGCACTATGCCGCCAATGTCGCGGCGCTGCGCGCGGCGGCGGCGCAGGCGGGAGCGATTCCGGTCTGA
- the fba gene encoding class II fructose-bisphosphate aldolase (catalyzes the reversible aldol condensation of dihydroxyacetonephosphate and glyceraldehyde 3-phosphate in the Calvin cycle, glycolysis, and/or gluconeogenesis): protein MALVTLRQLLDHAAEHDYGVPAFNINNMEQGLAVLEAASSVDAPVIIQASRGARSYANDIMLAKMIEALIAMYPDIPIVMHQDHGNSEATCASAIRFGFSSVMMDGSLKADGKTPADYQYNVDVTRRVVDLAHWVGASVEGELGVLGSLETGEGEKEDGHGAEGKLSHDQLLTDPAQAEDFVARTKVDALAIAMGTSHGAYKFSRKPDGAILAMNVIEQIHQRLPNTHLVMHGSSSVPQDLQDAFNAAGGEMPQTWGVPVEEIQRGIKFGVRKINIDTDCRIAMTAAIRATLGKNKGEFDPRKYLKPAQEAMVKVCRQRYEEFGTAGQASKIKPVPMAEMAKRYASGALDPQFATKRAAE from the coding sequence ATGGCCCTCGTCACCCTGCGCCAGCTTCTCGATCACGCCGCCGAGCACGACTATGGCGTGCCCGCCTTCAATATCAACAATATGGAGCAGGGCCTGGCCGTGCTCGAGGCGGCCTCCTCGGTCGACGCGCCGGTCATCATCCAGGCTTCGCGCGGCGCGCGCAGCTACGCCAACGACATCATGCTTGCCAAGATGATCGAGGCGCTCATCGCCATGTATCCCGATATTCCGATCGTGATGCATCAGGACCACGGCAATAGCGAAGCCACCTGCGCCAGCGCCATCCGCTTCGGCTTCTCCTCCGTGATGATGGACGGCTCGCTCAAGGCCGACGGCAAGACCCCCGCCGATTATCAATACAATGTCGACGTCACGCGCCGCGTGGTCGACCTCGCCCATTGGGTGGGCGCCTCGGTCGAGGGCGAACTCGGCGTGCTCGGCTCGCTCGAAACCGGCGAAGGCGAGAAGGAGGACGGCCACGGCGCCGAAGGCAAGCTCTCCCACGACCAGCTCCTGACCGATCCGGCGCAGGCCGAGGATTTCGTCGCCCGAACCAAGGTCGACGCGCTCGCCATCGCCATGGGCACGTCGCATGGCGCCTATAAGTTCTCGCGCAAGCCGGACGGCGCCATTCTCGCGATGAATGTGATCGAGCAGATTCACCAGCGCCTGCCGAACACGCATCTTGTGATGCACGGCTCGTCCTCCGTGCCGCAGGACCTTCAGGACGCCTTCAATGCGGCGGGCGGCGAAATGCCCCAGACATGGGGCGTGCCGGTGGAAGAGATCCAGCGTGGCATCAAGTTCGGCGTGCGCAAGATCAACATCGACACCGACTGCCGCATCGCCATGACGGCGGCGATCCGCGCCACGCTCGGCAAGAACAAGGGCGAGTTCGATCCGCGCAAATATCTCAAGCCCGCGCAGGAGGCGATGGTGAAGGTCTGTCGCCAGCGCTACGAGGAATTCGGCACGGCGGGGCAGGCGTCGAAGATCAAGCCTGTCCCCATGGCGGAGATGGCCAAGCGCTACGCCAGCGGCGCGCTGGATCCGCAGTTCGCGACGAAGAGGGCGGCGGAGTAA
- the tkt gene encoding transketolase: MFELTEAAADTRNCANAIRALAMDAVEKAKSGHPGMPMGMADVATVLFQRFMKFDAAEPTWPDRDRFVLSAGHGSMLLYALHYLLGYPGMSRADLENFRQFGAPTAGHPEYGHAPGVETTTGPLGQGLATAVGMAIAERLTAARFGDDLVDHNTYVIAGDGCLMEGLSHEAIDLAGHLKLSRLIVLWDDNSISIDGPTDLATSMDQCARFAAAGWHTQRVDGHDPEAVTAAIAAAKADPRPSMIACRTVIGYGSPGKQGKESVHGAPLGEAEIVAARAALDWPHTPFDVPEAILATWRSAGRRGASAREDWEKRRAASPKARAFETFLKGDVAAEVAGPLAEFRVKMAAEKPKIATRKSSEMALGVINEATGATIGGSADLTHSNFTITKGMGSVRPGDFSGRYIHYGVREFGMAAAMNGIALHGGFAPYGGTFLVFSDYARGAIRLSALMGLRVVYVLTHDSIGLGEDGPTHQPVEHLASLRALPNLLVFRPADAIETAECWELALAQSATPSMLSLSRQNLPTLERPVTENLSARGAYVLREPAGGRDVTILATGSEVEIALAGADLLAAKGVKAAVVSMPCWELFEAQPASYRSQVLGTAPRVGVEAAVRLGWDRWLGDNSAFIGMSGFGASAPAAALYKHFGITAEAVAEAATGLIGAR; the protein is encoded by the coding sequence ATGTTTGAATTGACTGAAGCCGCCGCCGACACGCGCAACTGCGCCAACGCCATCCGCGCGCTCGCCATGGACGCCGTGGAGAAGGCCAAATCCGGCCATCCCGGCATGCCGATGGGCATGGCCGACGTCGCGACCGTGCTGTTCCAGCGCTTCATGAAATTCGACGCCGCCGAGCCGACCTGGCCGGATCGCGACCGCTTCGTGCTGTCGGCGGGCCATGGCTCGATGCTGCTCTATGCGCTGCATTATCTCCTCGGCTATCCGGGCATGAGCCGCGCCGATCTCGAGAACTTCCGCCAGTTCGGCGCGCCCACCGCCGGCCATCCCGAATATGGCCATGCGCCCGGCGTCGAGACCACGACCGGGCCGCTGGGGCAGGGGCTCGCGACGGCGGTCGGCATGGCGATCGCAGAGCGCCTCACGGCGGCGCGGTTCGGCGACGATCTCGTCGACCACAACACTTACGTCATCGCGGGCGACGGCTGCCTGATGGAGGGCCTCAGCCATGAGGCGATCGACCTCGCCGGCCATCTGAAACTCTCGCGGCTGATCGTGCTGTGGGACGATAATTCGATCTCCATCGACGGCCCGACCGATCTCGCCACCTCCATGGATCAATGCGCCCGCTTCGCCGCCGCCGGCTGGCATACGCAGCGCGTCGACGGTCATGACCCCGAGGCGGTCACGGCGGCCATTGCGGCGGCCAAGGCCGATCCGCGCCCCTCGATGATCGCCTGCCGCACGGTGATCGGCTATGGGTCGCCGGGCAAGCAGGGCAAGGAATCCGTGCATGGCGCGCCGCTCGGCGAGGCCGAGATCGTCGCCGCCCGCGCGGCGCTCGACTGGCCGCATACGCCCTTCGACGTGCCGGAGGCCATTCTCGCGACCTGGCGCTCCGCCGGCCGTCGCGGCGCCTCGGCCCGCGAGGACTGGGAGAAGCGCCGCGCCGCATCGCCAAAGGCGCGCGCCTTCGAGACCTTCCTGAAGGGTGACGTCGCCGCGGAAGTCGCCGGCCCACTGGCCGAGTTCCGCGTGAAGATGGCTGCGGAAAAGCCCAAGATCGCCACGCGCAAATCCTCGGAAATGGCGCTCGGCGTCATCAATGAGGCGACCGGCGCGACCATCGGCGGCTCCGCCGATCTGACGCATTCCAATTTCACCATCACCAAGGGCATGGGCTCGGTGCGGCCCGGCGATTTCTCGGGCCGCTACATCCATTACGGCGTGCGCGAATTCGGCATGGCGGCGGCGATGAACGGCATCGCCCTGCATGGCGGCTTCGCGCCCTATGGCGGCACTTTCCTCGTCTTCTCCGATTATGCGCGCGGCGCCATTCGCCTGTCGGCGCTGATGGGCCTGCGCGTCGTCTACGTGCTCACCCACGACTCCATCGGTCTGGGCGAGGACGGTCCCACGCATCAGCCGGTGGAGCATCTCGCCTCGCTGCGCGCCTTGCCCAATCTGCTCGTGTTCCGCCCGGCGGACGCTATCGAGACGGCGGAGTGCTGGGAGCTGGCGCTGGCGCAGAGCGCGACGCCCTCCATGCTCTCGCTGTCGCGCCAGAATCTGCCGACGCTGGAGCGGCCCGTCACGGAAAACCTCTCGGCCAGGGGCGCCTATGTGCTGCGCGAGCCGGCGGGTGGCCGCGACGTGACCATCCTCGCGACGGGCTCGGAGGTCGAGATCGCGCTCGCCGGCGCCGACCTGCTAGCCGCCAAGGGCGTGAAGGCGGCGGTCGTCTCCATGCCCTGCTGGGAGCTGTTCGAGGCGCAGCCCGCGAGCTACCGTTCGCAGGTGCTCGGAACCGCCCCGCGCGTCGGCGTCGAGGCGGCGGTGCGGCTCGGCTGGGACCGCTGGCTCGGCGACAACAGCGCCTTCATCGGCATGTCGGGCTTCGGCGCCAGCGCGCCGGCGGCGGCGCTCTACAAGCATTTCGGCATTACCGCCGAGGCTGTGGCGGAGGCGGCGACGGGGCTCATCGGCGCGCGCTGA
- a CDS encoding phosphoribulokinase, which translates to MSVKHPIISITGSSGAGTSSVKATFEQIFRRERIEVAYVEGDSFHRFDREEMKVRMAEAQASDNYNFSHFGPGANLLSELENLFREYGETGSGRYRHYAHDENEAAVLGVPPGRFTDWEELPANTDILFYEGLHGAVVTDEVNVARYADLKIGVVPVINLEWTQKLHRDRHSRGYTTEAVTETILRRMHDYVHYICPQFSETDINFQRAPTVDTSNPFVARSIPTPDESIVVIRFREPRGVDFPYLVAMIAGSWMSRANSIVIPGNKLDLAMQLILTPRILELVKRRKSAT; encoded by the coding sequence ATGTCGGTGAAACATCCCATCATCTCGATCACGGGCTCGTCCGGCGCGGGCACGAGTTCCGTCAAGGCCACGTTCGAGCAGATTTTCCGGCGCGAGCGCATCGAGGTCGCCTATGTCGAGGGCGACAGTTTCCACCGTTTCGACCGCGAGGAGATGAAGGTCCGCATGGCCGAGGCGCAGGCCAGCGACAATTATAACTTCAGTCATTTCGGCCCAGGGGCCAATCTCCTCTCCGAGCTCGAAAACCTCTTCCGCGAATATGGCGAGACCGGCTCGGGCCGCTATCGCCATTATGCTCATGACGAGAACGAGGCCGCCGTGCTCGGCGTGCCGCCGGGCCGCTTCACCGACTGGGAGGAGCTGCCGGCCAATACCGACATTCTCTTCTACGAGGGGCTGCATGGCGCGGTGGTGACCGACGAGGTGAACGTCGCCCGCTACGCCGACCTCAAGATCGGCGTCGTGCCGGTCATCAACCTCGAATGGACGCAGAAGCTTCATCGTGACCGGCACTCGCGCGGATACACCACAGAGGCCGTCACCGAGACGATCCTGCGCCGCATGCACGATTACGTGCACTACATCTGCCCGCAGTTCTCCGAGACCGACATCAACTTCCAGCGCGCGCCGACGGTCGACACATCGAACCCCTTCGTCGCGCGCTCCATCCCGACGCCCGACGAATCCATCGTCGTCATCCGCTTTCGCGAGCCGCGCGGGGTTGATTTCCCCTATCTCGTGGCCATGATCGCGGGAAGCTGGATGTCCCGCGCCAATTCCATCGTCATTCCGGGCAACAAGCTCGATCTTGCGATGCAACTCATCCTCACGCCGAGGATTCTCGAACTCGTGAAGCGCCGCAAGAGCGCGACGTGA
- a CDS encoding helix-turn-helix domain-containing protein, which translates to MSRKAPTPHTVVEENYVKFQHEFLEFLYAHLVDMRVIFEGDLDALLIFISISRYYLRDERANPDMDEEALGDNRHLTLSRIAELTGIPRETARRKLKQLESKGLLEKGQHDNWRLVVQDGQPVIRTKYEPVWQRVMQRLVKLVRTLRADV; encoded by the coding sequence ATGTCGCGCAAGGCGCCGACGCCGCACACGGTCGTCGAGGAAAACTACGTCAAATTCCAGCATGAATTTCTGGAGTTCCTCTACGCGCATCTCGTCGACATGCGCGTGATCTTCGAGGGCGATCTCGACGCGCTGCTCATCTTCATTTCCATCTCCCGCTATTATCTGCGCGACGAGCGCGCCAATCCCGACATGGACGAGGAGGCGCTTGGCGACAATCGGCATCTAACCCTGTCGCGGATCGCAGAACTCACCGGCATTCCGCGCGAGACGGCGCGGCGCAAGCTCAAGCAGCTCGAAAGCAAGGGGCTTCTGGAGAAGGGGCAACATGACAATTGGCGGCTCGTGGTGCAGGACGGCCAGCCTGTCATTCGCACGAAATATGAACCGGTGTGGCAGCGCGTCATGCAAAGGCTCGTGAAACTCGTGCGCACGCTCAGGGCCGATGTCTGA
- a CDS encoding retropepsin-like aspartic protease, giving the protein MKRLLLAFVLLLAAAQSALGEPSASTIPLTLTRSDYDGGRIYLPVRLGNALGSMRLDTGASTSRVALAPWNKDFPRIGASHSTGASGKAALCDDVEARNVQLRASEGNGVARGKYELTRCPTNDGDDLLGLDFFKGTRFLLDFDRRQMVLFGASQEGHPAPFRPLGDGRLIGLPVRVGDVATVGLFDTGAEISAVDQRFVDAHRKLFTPVKSRLKASAAGGGRFTSKLYKVRQIALGDGRAVKGVYVLAYDFGPLREALGPDVAFILGYNFVSRFSWEIDLTNPASPGWLATARK; this is encoded by the coding sequence ATGAAACGGCTTTTGCTCGCCTTCGTCCTGCTCCTCGCCGCTGCGCAATCCGCCCTTGGCGAACCGTCGGCGTCGACCATACCGCTGACGCTCACGCGCAGCGATTACGATGGCGGCCGCATCTATCTGCCCGTCCGCCTGGGAAACGCATTGGGATCAATGCGGCTCGATACGGGCGCTTCGACCAGCCGCGTGGCCCTCGCGCCGTGGAACAAGGATTTTCCGCGAATCGGCGCGAGCCACTCGACCGGCGCGTCCGGAAAGGCGGCGCTCTGCGACGATGTGGAGGCCCGCAATGTCCAGCTCCGGGCGTCGGAGGGAAACGGCGTCGCGCGCGGCAAATATGAACTGACTCGCTGTCCGACGAATGACGGCGACGATCTCCTGGGCCTCGACTTCTTCAAGGGGACGCGATTCCTTCTCGATTTCGACCGGCGCCAGATGGTTCTGTTCGGCGCGTCGCAGGAGGGCCATCCGGCGCCTTTTCGTCCGCTCGGCGACGGGCGGTTGATTGGCCTTCCCGTGCGGGTGGGCGATGTGGCGACAGTGGGCCTCTTCGATACGGGGGCGGAAATATCCGCGGTCGATCAGCGCTTCGTCGATGCGCACAGGAAGCTCTTCACGCCCGTGAAGAGCCGCCTCAAGGCCAGCGCGGCCGGCGGCGGCAGATTTACGTCGAAGCTCTACAAGGTCAGGCAGATCGCCCTTGGCGACGGCCGCGCGGTTAAAGGCGTTTACGTGCTGGCCTATGACTTCGGCCCGTTGCGCGAGGCGCTCGGACCCGACGTCGCCTTCATTCTCGGCTATAATTTCGTGAGCCGCTTCAGCTGGGAAATCGATCTCACCAATCCAGCTTCACCCGGCTGGTTGGCGACAGCGCGAAAATAA
- a CDS encoding GNAT family N-acetyltransferase: protein MAQPGHEQAPRVGATGAWRTLRPSDIPAVVSIAESLHPDFPERPEIFAEKSALFPEGCFALERQGAVCGYGFSHPWSLHDIPPLDAFLGGLPAAPDCLHLHDVAILEAARGAGAAAAVEALMTDAARRRGLRAIALVSIYGSDRLWRRLGYAPRQNARLREKLSGYGDTALYMVKYL, encoded by the coding sequence TTGGCGCAACCGGGACACGAACAAGCGCCACGCGTGGGCGCGACCGGCGCATGGCGGACCCTGCGGCCGTCCGACATTCCCGCCGTCGTCAGCATCGCCGAGAGCCTCCATCCAGACTTTCCGGAGCGCCCGGAGATCTTCGCGGAGAAAAGCGCGCTCTTCCCGGAGGGCTGTTTCGCGCTGGAGCGGCAGGGCGCGGTCTGCGGCTACGGCTTCTCCCACCCATGGTCGCTCCACGACATCCCGCCGCTCGACGCCTTTCTCGGCGGTCTGCCGGCGGCGCCCGACTGTCTGCATCTGCACGACGTCGCGATTCTCGAGGCGGCGCGGGGGGCCGGCGCGGCGGCGGCGGTTGAGGCGCTGATGACAGACGCGGCGCGGCGGCGCGGCCTTCGCGCCATCGCGCTGGTCTCGATCTACGGGTCCGACAGGCTCTGGCGCCGCCTCGGCTATGCGCCGCGCCAGAATGCGCGCCTGCGCGAGAAGCTCAGCGGATATGGGGACACCGCGTTGTATATGGTCAAATATCTGTAG
- a CDS encoding HU family DNA-binding protein — protein sequence MLDRAQEVEDRSPETLDDEDVNADRSTLTRRDLARSLFAACDRLAHRQAAALVDQVLEEISETLIRGENVTLCNFGKFVIVEKKERKGRNPRTGDFALVKPRKVVSFRASKYLKALVSKNDAAQA from the coding sequence ATGCTGGATAGAGCGCAGGAGGTCGAGGACCGCTCGCCGGAAACCCTGGACGATGAAGACGTCAACGCTGACCGGAGCACCCTGACCCGGCGGGATCTCGCCCGTTCGCTGTTCGCCGCCTGCGACCGGCTGGCGCATCGTCAGGCGGCCGCGCTGGTCGATCAGGTTCTCGAGGAAATTTCAGAGACGCTCATTCGGGGCGAAAACGTCACTTTGTGCAATTTCGGCAAATTCGTCATTGTGGAAAAGAAAGAGCGCAAGGGCCGCAATCCGCGCACCGGCGATTTCGCGCTGGTCAAGCCGCGCAAGGTCGTGAGCTTCCGCGCGTCGAAATATCTGAAGGCGCTCGTCTCCAAGAACGACGCCGCGCAGGCGTGA